From Caldicellulosiruptor hydrothermalis 108, a single genomic window includes:
- the fliE gene encoding flagellar hook-basal body complex protein FliE — protein MVGNINFDSITKAFEKQFSSINTNSASTQNSQVSFVDFLYKALEGVDGLQKEADYQNNLFLLGLSANPQDAIVASEKASIALQLTLQIRNKILDAYNEIMRMQV, from the coding sequence ATGGTGGGGAACATAAACTTTGATAGCATTACAAAAGCTTTTGAAAAGCAGTTTTCGAGCATAAATACAAACAGCGCAAGTACTCAAAATTCCCAGGTTTCGTTTGTTGATTTTCTCTACAAAGCGTTAGAAGGTGTGGATGGGCTTCAAAAAGAAGCAGATTATCAGAACAACCTATTTTTGCTGGGGCTTTCTGCAAATCCGCAGGATGCGATAGTAGCATCTGAAAAAGCATCAATTGCACTGCAGCTGACCTTGCAGATTCGAAACAAGATTTTGGATGCATACAATGAGATTATGCGCATGCAGGTATAA
- the flgB gene encoding flagellar basal body rod protein FlgB has translation MINMFDKIDLYKKALDWAWKRNEIISNNIANADTPGYKAKDLNFEAYLQRSLNQEEGLQLFTTNERHIKESSSPDNSIEVLDSSLQMRLDQNTVDIEQEMGKLLQNSLYFDGVSLQLSREINKWKTVIKEGR, from the coding sequence GTGATAAATATGTTTGATAAAATTGACCTTTACAAAAAGGCACTTGACTGGGCATGGAAGAGAAACGAGATAATATCGAACAATATAGCTAATGCAGACACACCCGGCTACAAGGCAAAAGATTTAAATTTTGAAGCGTATTTACAAAGAAGTTTAAACCAAGAAGAAGGTTTACAACTTTTTACAACAAATGAAAGACATATAAAAGAAAGCAGCAGCCCAGACAATTCAATAGAAGTGCTTGATAGCAGCCTTCAGATGAGACTTGACCAGAACACTGTGGACATAGAACAGGAGATGGGAAAACTCCTGCAAAACTCTCTGTATTTTGATGGTGTGTCACTTCAGCTTTCAAGGGAGATAAACAAGTGGAAGACGGTTATCAAGGAAGGTAGGTGA
- the hslV gene encoding ATP-dependent protease subunit HslV, with protein sequence MFHATTIVAVKKGESVAIAGDGQVTFSQNMIMKSTAKKVRKLYNGRVLVGFAGSVADAITLCEKFEEKLEQNSGNLQKSVVELAKEWRQDKVLRRLEALMVVADKEHLFVVSGSGEVVEPDDNIAAIGSGGPYALAAARALLQSTDLSAAEIAKKALEIAASICVYTNNNITVLEL encoded by the coding sequence ATGTTTCATGCAACAACAATAGTGGCTGTAAAAAAAGGCGAAAGTGTTGCCATAGCTGGTGATGGTCAGGTCACATTTTCCCAGAATATGATAATGAAATCGACAGCCAAAAAGGTTAGAAAACTTTACAATGGCAGGGTTTTGGTTGGTTTTGCAGGTTCTGTTGCAGACGCAATAACTCTGTGTGAAAAGTTTGAAGAAAAGCTTGAACAAAATAGTGGCAATTTGCAAAAGAGCGTTGTTGAGCTTGCAAAGGAGTGGCGACAGGACAAAGTCCTAAGACGCTTAGAAGCCCTCATGGTTGTAGCAGACAAAGAACACCTTTTTGTCGTATCAGGAAGTGGCGAGGTTGTAGAGCCAGATGACAACATTGCTGCGATTGGTTCTGGCGGACCGTATGCGTTGGCAGCTGCAAGGGCACTTTTGCAAAGCACTGACCTTTCTGCCGCTGAGATTGCCAAAAAGGCTTTGGAGATTGCGGCGTCCATTTGTGTGTACACAAACAACAACATTACAGTTTTGGAATTGTAG
- the codY gene encoding GTP-sensing pleiotropic transcriptional regulator CodY: MQQSLLEKVRKLNRVIQSKDKEVLDFDRLCSVVGDVTDSSVFFIDKDGRVICKYIMPFVNVDIKLSEEKKIGDNLQKFFWWFVDTRANMKFSDITRIAEIENKVGSEKELLCTSVPVIGGGRRFGTVLAFKSFSAFTEEDIIVLEYASTVIGLELLNLSKEEDEEEKKKREMIKSAIETLSVSELEALVHIFDELKGNEGLLVASRIADKVGITRSVIVNALRKFESAGLIETRSLGLKGTYIKVLNEMVRDEIQKQKEKLKLK; the protein is encoded by the coding sequence ATGCAGCAGAGTCTTCTTGAAAAAGTTCGGAAACTCAACAGAGTTATCCAAAGCAAGGACAAAGAAGTATTGGATTTTGATAGGCTGTGCTCTGTTGTTGGTGATGTGACAGATTCAAGTGTATTTTTTATTGACAAGGATGGCAGAGTTATTTGCAAATACATCATGCCTTTTGTGAATGTGGATATCAAGCTTTCTGAAGAGAAAAAGATAGGCGATAACCTTCAAAAGTTTTTTTGGTGGTTTGTGGACACCAGAGCTAATATGAAGTTTTCAGACATCACAAGAATTGCTGAAATTGAGAACAAAGTTGGTAGTGAAAAAGAATTGTTGTGTACATCTGTCCCTGTGATTGGCGGGGGCAGAAGGTTCGGTACAGTTCTGGCATTCAAAAGTTTTTCTGCTTTTACAGAAGAGGATATAATTGTTCTTGAATATGCCTCTACTGTGATTGGACTTGAACTTTTGAATCTTTCAAAAGAAGAAGATGAAGAGGAAAAGAAAAAAAGAGAGATGATAAAATCTGCAATTGAGACACTTTCTGTGTCTGAGCTTGAAGCGCTTGTGCATATTTTTGATGAGCTAAAAGGGAATGAAGGACTTTTGGTTGCAAGCAGAATTGCAGACAAGGTGGGAATTACACGTTCTGTCATTGTAAATGCGCTCAGGAAATTTGAAAGTGCAGGACTTATAGAGACAAGATCGCTTGGTCTCAAAGGCACATATATAAAGGTGTTAAATGAAATGGTGAGGGATGAGATACAAAAACAAAAAGAGAAGTTAAAATTAAAATGA
- the hslU gene encoding ATP-dependent protease ATPase subunit HslU, translating into MMELTPQEIVRELDKYIVGQERAKKCVAIALRNRYRRAKLPKELQDEITPKNILMVGPTGVGKTEIARRLAKLVNAPFVKVEATKFTEVGYVGRDVDSMVRDLVENAISLVKSEYMERMKERAKALVEDRILEILIPEPQSRKAGFKNPFEALFGATSQEMEQSYQTTDDYIRTQREILREKLRSGELEDKVIEVEVEDTVKPPFEMIMGTISDEMGISFQDVFGSLFPKKKKKKKMTIREAREVLEQEEYNKLIDMDEVIKEAIQRAEQHGIIFIDEIDKIAGKGSSVGPDVSREGVQRDILPIVEGSTVMTKYGPVKTDHILFIAAGAFHVAKVSDLIPELQGRFPVVVELNPLTEEDFKKILTQPKNAIIKQYIELMKTEGVNITFTDDAIEAIAKVAVKINEQSENIGARRLHTVVEKIMEDISFEYANVEKPVDLVIDKDYVYSKVSDIIKDKDLSRFII; encoded by the coding sequence ATGATGGAATTAACTCCTCAGGAGATTGTAAGAGAGCTTGACAAGTATATAGTTGGACAGGAAAGGGCAAAAAAGTGTGTTGCCATTGCCCTCCGAAATAGGTACAGGCGCGCAAAACTCCCAAAGGAGCTTCAGGATGAGATAACGCCAAAGAACATCTTGATGGTGGGACCAACAGGTGTTGGTAAGACAGAGATTGCAAGAAGACTTGCAAAACTTGTGAATGCTCCGTTTGTAAAAGTTGAAGCAACAAAGTTTACTGAGGTTGGATATGTTGGAAGAGATGTAGATTCAATGGTTCGAGACCTTGTTGAAAATGCAATATCGCTTGTGAAAAGCGAGTACATGGAAAGAATGAAAGAAAGAGCAAAAGCTCTTGTTGAGGACAGAATTTTGGAGATATTAATTCCTGAACCTCAGTCAAGAAAAGCAGGGTTTAAAAATCCGTTTGAAGCACTTTTTGGTGCCACCTCACAAGAGATGGAGCAGAGTTATCAGACAACAGATGACTATATCAGAACGCAAAGAGAGATTTTGCGCGAAAAACTTCGCTCTGGAGAGCTTGAGGACAAGGTGATTGAGGTTGAGGTTGAAGATACTGTAAAGCCTCCATTTGAAATGATTATGGGCACAATTTCTGACGAGATGGGGATTTCTTTCCAGGACGTTTTTGGGTCACTATTTCCAAAGAAGAAGAAAAAGAAAAAGATGACAATAAGAGAAGCGCGTGAGGTTTTAGAGCAGGAGGAATACAACAAGCTCATTGACATGGATGAGGTTATAAAAGAAGCAATTCAGAGAGCTGAACAACATGGAATCATCTTTATTGATGAGATAGACAAGATTGCAGGAAAAGGTTCAAGTGTTGGGCCTGATGTTTCAAGAGAAGGTGTGCAAAGAGACATTCTTCCCATTGTTGAGGGAAGCACTGTTATGACAAAATACGGTCCTGTAAAGACAGACCACATTCTGTTTATTGCAGCTGGAGCTTTTCATGTTGCAAAGGTTTCTGACCTGATACCAGAACTTCAGGGAAGGTTCCCAGTTGTTGTTGAGCTCAATCCTTTGACAGAAGAGGATTTCAAAAAGATACTCACGCAACCCAAAAATGCAATTATAAAGCAGTATATTGAGCTTATGAAAACAGAAGGTGTCAATATTACCTTTACAGATGATGCAATAGAGGCAATTGCAAAGGTTGCTGTGAAGATAAATGAGCAGAGCGAGAATATCGGTGCGCGAAGACTTCACACTGTTGTTGAAAAGATAATGGAAGACATTTCGTTTGAATATGCAAATGTTGAAAAACCAGTAGACCTTGTGATTGACAAGGATTATGTATATTCAAAGGTTTCGGATATTATAAAGGACAAAGATTTGAGCAGGTTCATAATATAA
- the flgC gene encoding flagellar basal body rod protein FlgC, whose protein sequence is MGMFDAINISSSALTAQRVRMDVIAQNIANANTTKTENGQPYRRKVVVFEERRQSFAEILSQKIGQAQASSYGGVRVKAILEDPSPFKKVYDPTHPDADQNGYVNYPNVDIVTEMVNMIEASRSYEANVTALNITKSMITRTFEIGK, encoded by the coding sequence ATGGGAATGTTTGATGCGATAAACATCTCTTCGTCGGCTTTGACTGCACAGCGTGTCAGAATGGATGTAATTGCTCAAAATATTGCAAACGCAAACACTACAAAAACAGAAAATGGTCAGCCTTACAGAAGAAAGGTTGTGGTTTTTGAAGAAAGAAGACAGAGCTTTGCTGAGATATTAAGTCAGAAGATTGGTCAGGCTCAAGCTTCATCTTATGGTGGTGTGAGAGTAAAGGCTATTTTAGAGGACCCAAGCCCGTTTAAAAAGGTATATGATCCTACCCATCCAGATGCTGACCAAAACGGGTATGTAAATTATCCAAATGTAGACATTGTCACAGAGATGGTTAACATGATTGAAGCATCGCGTTCGTATGAGGCAAATGTCACTGCTCTTAACATCACAAAGTCGATGATAACAAGAACATTTGAAATAGGTAAATAA